The nucleotide window GCAACAGAATGCGGCTGCGATAGGCGCGCAGAAAACTCCACAGGGATTCCACATCCGTCACGGTGTGATGAGCGATCAGTTTCGAAGTTTCTGACAGCTCGTGCAGCCCCTCCGTCGACCCCAGCTGCTGAACTAAGGGATGCAGCTCTCCAAGGAGATTGATCTCCGCGTCGACGCCAGAATGTGACTGCTTTTCCATGCTCTCCGACCGATACACCCCGAAGGGTGTGGCGCTCTGTCTTTCCATTAGTGGCTATATCGGCACTGCCCTCCCACGCCAACAGGAAAACTTTCGGGAACCCCAACTTTTTTTGTTGCCATGCACCTCAGCGAAACTCGCTTTGACTTGCTAGGGAATTTCCCTAGGCACCTAGGAGGCAGGCACCGCCACGATTAATCATCGCTCCCAATACCCAGATGGAAGCGCTAGCTCTAGATTGTCCTGGTCAGCGCCAATGGGCGGGCACCCCGAAAGGGAAAGGAAAATGCAATGAATGCGAATGAAACTTTGGTTGAGACCCTGACTAAATCTCCCCTCTATCGGGAATTTGAGCAAGCTTACAGCGAAATTACCGGCCTCCCTATGACCTTGCGTCCGGTGGAAACCTGGCAGCTTCCGCTCCATGGTAAACGCAAGGAGAACCCCTTTTGTGCGCTCATGGCAGAGAAAAGCCGAAGCTGCGCCGCCTGCCTCCAAATGCAGGAACGTCTCTGCAAGAGCGCCGTCGACGAACCACGCTCGCTCACCTGCAACTATGGCCTTTGTGAGATGGCGGTGCCGGTCCGACTGGGAACGGACACCATCGGCTTCCTGCAAACCGGCCAGGTCATGAAGACCCCCCCCACCGAAGCCCAGTTTGAGAAGGTGGCCAAGGAGTTTGCCGACCATGGACATGATGTGAACCCCGAGAAACTCCATGATCTCTACTTCGCTACCCCCGTGGTCTCCGCGAAGAAGCTCGATGGAGCCATGCAGATGCTGACCATCTTCTCCGAACACCTCGCCATCAAGAGCAACCAGATCACCGTCCAGAACAACAACATGGAACCTCCCGTCATCACCCGGGCCAAGAAGTACATCGAGGAGCACCAGGACGAAGAACTCAGCCTCGGCAAGGTCGCCAAGGCGGTCAACACGAGCACTTTCTATTTTTGCAAGCTGTTCAAGCGAGCGACGGGACTCCACTTCACGGAGTTCGTGTCGCGGTCGCGCATCGAGAAGGCCAAGAACCTCCTCCTGAATCCCAACCTGCGCATTAGCGAAATTGCCTACGCGGTCGGGTTCCAGTCCCTAACGCACTTTAACCGGGTCTTTAAGAAGGTCATGGGCGAGTCCCCGACCGAATACCGAAATCGGCTGCCCTGACTTCGGTGTGGATTTGGCGGGCCGCGAGCGGTATGTGAATGGGTGTGCCGGGTCAACCAACACAGCGCACCCCAACTCAGCAGGAAAGCATTAGGGTCGCGAACCATCTCATTCGCAACTCGCCGGATCTGATTTGCATCCAGCGGGAGGGGAAGATCGTGTTCCTGAACCGGGCGGGCACTCGCATGCTCGGGTTGAGCCATCTCTCGGAGGCTAACGGCCGCAGCCTGATGGAATTTCTAGAGGCCCCGGAGAAGAGTTCCTCCCGCCATTCCAGCCGTCGCCTCTTACAGTTCGCTCAGCGAAAGGTCGCCTTTGAAGCGCGCCTTAAACCAAACGGTAACGCGCCGGCCGGCATTGATGTCGAAGTCAGAGTAATCCCCTTGGGAAGCTCTCCTCAGTCCGAGATTCAGGTGATCATGCGGGACATCTCGGATCGCAAGCTGGGCGAGCGGGAAATGCTCCGAACGCTCAAGGAACTGAGAGACGTCAAGGCAGCCCTGGACGAGCATTCCATCGTGGCAGTGACGGACGCCGCCGGCCGCATCACCTACGCGAATCAGAAATTCTGCCAGATTTCTCAATACACGCATCGCGAGCTGATCGGCAAGAACCATCGCCTCATCAACTCCGGCCATCATCCCCGAAGCTTTTTCATGGAGCTTTGGTCCAACATCTCCGAGGGCCGCGTCTGGCGTGGAGAGATCCAGAATCGAGCCAAGGACGGATCGCTCTACTGGGTGGACACCACCATCTTTCCCTTTCTCAACTCCGAAGGGAAGCCGGTGCAGTACGTCGCCATCCGGACTGATATTACGAATCGGAAGCAACTGGAGCAAGAACTGCTCGCCCTCAGCGAAAAGGAGCAACGTCGGATCGGCAGGGATCTTCACGATGGCTTGGGACAGCAGCTCACGGCGCTGGAACTGCTCAGCCACGCGCTGGTGGGAAAACTCAAGACCTCCGCTCCCGCGCTGGTCGACTTCGCTCGAGACATCACCCGCCAGATTCGTCAAACGGTTCACAGCACACGGCTGCTTTCGCACGGACTCTCGCCGGTACCACTGGGGTCCGAGGGATTGATGATCGCGCTGGGGGAGTTGGTCGCCGGGACCCAAACACTGCCCGGGGTGACTTGTGAACTGGTCTGCGATGAGAAGGTCCTCCTCCACAACGAGGGCCACGCCACCCACCTTTACCGAATCGCGCAAGAGGCCCTCAACAATGCGCTCAAGCACAGCCGGGCTTCCCGAATCATCCTGTCGCTGCACGAGGATCAGGACCGTTGGATCTTGAGCATTTCCGACAATGGGCGAGGCCTTCCCTCGCGCCG belongs to Verrucomicrobiales bacterium and includes:
- a CDS encoding helix-turn-helix domain-containing protein, translated to MNANETLVETLTKSPLYREFEQAYSEITGLPMTLRPVETWQLPLHGKRKENPFCALMAEKSRSCAACLQMQERLCKSAVDEPRSLTCNYGLCEMAVPVRLGTDTIGFLQTGQVMKTPPTEAQFEKVAKEFADHGHDVNPEKLHDLYFATPVVSAKKLDGAMQMLTIFSEHLAIKSNQITVQNNNMEPPVITRAKKYIEEHQDEELSLGKVAKAVNTSTFYFCKLFKRATGLHFTEFVSRSRIEKAKNLLLNPNLRISEIAYAVGFQSLTHFNRVFKKVMGESPTEYRNRLP
- a CDS encoding PAS domain S-box protein codes for the protein MPGQPTQRTPTQQESIRVANHLIRNSPDLICIQREGKIVFLNRAGTRMLGLSHLSEANGRSLMEFLEAPEKSSSRHSSRRLLQFAQRKVAFEARLKPNGNAPAGIDVEVRVIPLGSSPQSEIQVIMRDISDRKLGEREMLRTLKELRDVKAALDEHSIVAVTDAAGRITYANQKFCQISQYTHRELIGKNHRLINSGHHPRSFFMELWSNISEGRVWRGEIQNRAKDGSLYWVDTTIFPFLNSEGKPVQYVAIRTDITNRKQLEQELLALSEKEQRRIGRDLHDGLGQQLTALELLSHALVGKLKTSAPALVDFARDITRQIRQTVHSTRLLSHGLSPVPLGSEGLMIALGELVAGTQTLPGVTCELVCDEKVLLHNEGHATHLYRIAQEALNNALKHSRASRIILSLHEDQDRWILSISDNGRGLPSRRKKEPGLGLRLMKYRAQVIGATLEVASEPRKGLRVTCTLWKKP